From one Bacillus sp. (in: firmicutes) genomic stretch:
- a CDS encoding GTP-binding protein has protein sequence MGKLVEVYLLSGFLGSGKTTLLKHLLKEEQKQGRFPAVLMNELGEVSIDSNAIDDRTPLKELMGGCVCCTLSDQVEAQIADLLRTYPIDAIYIETTGAAHPVETLDAVMSPLYAGQLQFKGIITVIDVLRWKERSQLSPQVLQLYHEQIAHADLLIVNKTDLVSEFELSTFVYEIQQVNSHATCVFTQHANISINQLKKLKRVQQGHHETTHHHHLHLQSVVYEFSKPIEQIQFEEWIRSLPSTVYRMKGYVAFTHSSYPFLFQYSYGMPVYMPEYMKMPLTLVIIGEELDQERLYSQLKKLEQS, from the coding sequence ATGGGGAAGCTAGTGGAAGTTTATCTTTTGTCTGGGTTTTTAGGTAGTGGAAAAACAACGTTACTCAAACATTTGTTGAAAGAAGAACAAAAACAAGGGAGATTTCCCGCGGTATTGATGAACGAACTTGGAGAAGTCTCCATTGATTCAAATGCGATAGACGACCGGACTCCTTTAAAAGAGTTGATGGGGGGCTGTGTGTGTTGTACGTTATCGGATCAAGTAGAAGCTCAAATTGCGGATTTATTACGTACGTACCCTATTGATGCTATTTATATTGAAACAACGGGGGCAGCCCACCCAGTTGAAACGTTGGATGCTGTCATGTCCCCCCTATATGCTGGGCAATTACAATTTAAAGGTATCATAACAGTCATTGATGTGCTACGGTGGAAGGAGAGAAGTCAATTATCACCACAAGTGTTGCAGTTATATCATGAACAAATTGCTCATGCGGATTTACTTATCGTTAATAAAACCGATCTTGTTTCAGAATTCGAATTAAGTACGTTCGTGTATGAAATTCAACAAGTAAATTCACACGCCACTTGTGTTTTTACGCAACACGCAAACATTTCGATCAATCAATTAAAGAAGTTAAAGCGAGTTCAACAAGGGCATCATGAAACAACCCATCATCACCATCTTCATTTACAATCAGTAGTCTATGAATTTTCGAAACCGATTGAACAAATCCAATTTGAAGAGTGGATTCGGTCATTACCGTCTACTGTTTATCGGATGAAAGGATATGTGGCCTTTACCCATTCTTCATATCCATTTTTGTTTCAATATTCATATGGAATGCCTGTTTATATGCCAGAATATATGAAAATGCCTTTAACTTTAGTCATTATCGGAGAAGAATTGGATCAAGAAAGACTGTATTCGCAATTAAAAAAGTTAGAACAAAGTTGA
- a CDS encoding LCP family protein: MKLRVILAILVCGWLFQTYLHDHATFTDPEREQPSHSKNSPLVPLSSELEAPNKQEKDPAVPSHKNINFLIIGTDQRNDEQARADVLMVGNYDSFKRSLKIISIMRDSYVPIPGVGLSKINHAYYWGGAEMLKTTIEKNFQLSIDYVVTINFQGFIHLMDVLVPEGLEVNVTSEMISYYQWDKSPGVQTLHGKELLEYVRFRKDGQSDFGRVERQQEVFLQIFQVVKDEIITKKNVPLLLQLVRKCTHYVETDASFVELVQLGLTFLSNPIETVETLRIPVPNSYQNKRTASAGLVLDFDLEENLQAIRLFLHGQESLSLSDH; the protein is encoded by the coding sequence ATGAAACTGCGGGTAATTCTTGCTATTTTAGTATGTGGATGGCTTTTCCAGACATACCTTCATGATCATGCTACGTTCACTGATCCTGAAAGAGAACAACCTTCTCATTCCAAAAATTCTCCTCTTGTACCGTTGTCCTCCGAATTAGAAGCTCCTAACAAACAAGAGAAAGATCCAGCTGTTCCATCACATAAAAACATCAACTTTTTAATAATTGGAACGGATCAACGAAATGATGAACAAGCGAGAGCAGATGTACTAATGGTAGGAAATTATGATTCATTCAAAAGGTCGTTAAAAATCATTTCTATTATGCGCGACAGCTATGTACCAATTCCCGGAGTAGGATTAAGTAAAATTAATCATGCATATTATTGGGGGGGAGCAGAAATGCTCAAAACGACCATTGAAAAAAATTTTCAACTCTCGATTGACTACGTCGTGACCATTAATTTTCAAGGGTTTATTCACTTGATGGACGTTTTGGTACCTGAAGGACTAGAAGTAAACGTAACGTCTGAAATGATTTCATATTATCAATGGGACAAATCTCCGGGAGTACAAACATTACACGGAAAGGAACTATTGGAATATGTCCGTTTTCGAAAAGATGGGCAAAGTGATTTCGGACGTGTCGAACGTCAACAGGAAGTGTTTTTGCAAATTTTTCAAGTTGTAAAAGATGAAATTATCACCAAAAAAAATGTACCACTCCTTTTACAACTAGTTCGGAAATGCACTCATTATGTAGAAACAGACGCCTCATTTGTAGAACTTGTTCAGCTCGGTTTAACGTTCCTCTCGAATCCAATAGAAACGGTTGAAACATTGCGTATTCCTGTTCCAAATTCGTACCAAAATAAAAGAACTGCATCCGCAGGTTTAGTGTTAGATTTTGACCTGGAAGAGAATTTACAAGCGATTCGCCTATTTTTACACGGTCAAGAATCCTTGTCGTTGTCAGACCATTAA
- a CDS encoding S41 family peptidase, translating to MKVVMSMEQQNHEVLNEGTNKQYLKIKKFHFVMLMFFVVFLTAGITIVALAFGDEKAVQVGVVERQEFHKLYDAYDKLKKEYYRPLDEETLINGAIDGMIEALDDPYSDYMNEEEARRFHESITSSFEGIGAEIQEQDGFIMIVSPLKNSPAEKAGLKPNDKILKVDGKSIQGMSVTEAVMLIRGEKGTEVTLTISRPGMEDTMDVTIVRDTIPLETVYAEMMDHGIAKVQITSFSENTYNELLDALDSMEEQGMKGLIIDLRQNPGGLLDQALKVSNLFVKEGEVLLQIEDRNGKRESYYAEGGKKVDVPVAVVIDNGSASASEILAAAVSQSANIPLIGETTFGKGTVQSAADFSDGSNMKITTAKWLTPNGTWIHEKGIQPDYEVQLPPYANLPYIQPDKELKVSTLSKDVKAAEEMLQALGFTPGTVDGYFDEQTEQAVMAFQKENELEPTGVLTGSSTVQLMEQVRQLIIDNDTQIQKAMELLMTNTSTEENE from the coding sequence ATGAAAGTGGTGATGAGCATGGAACAGCAAAATCACGAAGTGTTAAACGAAGGGACGAACAAACAATATTTGAAAATTAAAAAGTTTCATTTCGTAATGCTGATGTTTTTTGTCGTATTTTTAACGGCAGGAATTACAATTGTTGCCCTTGCATTTGGAGACGAAAAAGCCGTTCAAGTAGGAGTCGTCGAACGTCAAGAATTTCACAAATTGTATGACGCCTATGATAAATTAAAAAAGGAATACTATCGTCCACTAGACGAAGAAACGTTAATTAATGGAGCCATTGACGGGATGATTGAGGCGTTAGATGACCCGTACTCTGATTACATGAATGAGGAAGAAGCAAGAAGATTCCATGAAAGTATTACTTCTTCTTTTGAAGGAATAGGTGCAGAAATACAAGAACAAGATGGCTTTATTATGATTGTGTCCCCACTCAAAAACTCGCCAGCGGAAAAAGCAGGCTTAAAACCAAATGACAAAATTTTAAAAGTTGATGGCAAATCGATTCAAGGAATGAGTGTAACAGAAGCGGTGATGCTCATCCGTGGGGAAAAAGGAACAGAGGTAACATTAACCATATCTCGTCCAGGCATGGAGGACACAATGGACGTAACGATCGTCCGTGATACGATTCCATTAGAAACCGTTTATGCCGAAATGATGGATCATGGAATCGCAAAAGTACAAATTACAAGCTTCTCGGAAAACACATACAATGAGTTGCTTGATGCTTTAGATTCCATGGAAGAACAAGGAATGAAAGGATTAATTATTGATCTACGACAAAATCCGGGTGGGCTCCTTGATCAAGCGTTGAAAGTCTCTAATCTTTTTGTAAAAGAAGGAGAAGTTTTGCTCCAAATTGAGGATCGCAACGGAAAGCGGGAGTCCTATTATGCCGAAGGTGGAAAAAAAGTAGATGTACCAGTAGCTGTCGTAATTGATAACGGTAGTGCGAGTGCGTCGGAAATTTTAGCGGCAGCTGTGAGTCAATCCGCCAATATTCCATTGATTGGAGAAACGACGTTTGGTAAAGGAACAGTCCAATCGGCTGCAGATTTCTCTGATGGATCAAATATGAAAATTACAACAGCAAAATGGTTAACACCTAACGGAACATGGATTCATGAAAAAGGCATTCAGCCTGATTATGAAGTGCAACTTCCTCCATATGCGAACTTACCATACATTCAACCGGACAAAGAGTTAAAGGTATCGACTTTATCCAAAGATGTGAAAGCGGCCGAAGAAATGTTACAAGCATTAGGGTTTACACCAGGAACAGTAGATGGGTATTTTGACGAGCAGACTGAACAAGCGGTTATGGCTTTCCAAAAAGAAAATGAGCTAGAACCGACGGGAGTGCTTACAGGATCATCAACCGTTCAATTGATGGAACAAGTTCGGCAACTGATCATCGACAATGATACCCAAATACAAAAAGCGATGGAACTGTTAATGACAAATACGAGTACGGAAGAAAACGAATAG
- a CDS encoding YitT family protein: MVIKGLHIFLGCFLIGIGINGFFVPHRLLDGGMIGLGLILHYTIDIPVGLTMIFLSIPLYLYAWTYERPFFFHSLIGLVSSSLCIDSLRPLSEWIVLPLWISAPLGGSFVGIGIGLMLIVHTSTGGTDLLAQCISKAYKWNVGLCIFIIDAVVLCIGWQIVGTERFLFSLLSVSVIGFFTSYLTTNITYQH; the protein is encoded by the coding sequence ATGGTAATAAAGGGGCTACATATTTTTCTTGGGTGCTTTCTTATTGGAATCGGAATCAATGGATTTTTTGTTCCCCATCGTTTGTTAGATGGCGGTATGATTGGTCTTGGCTTAATATTACATTATACGATTGACATACCAGTTGGATTGACCATGATATTCTTAAGTATCCCGCTCTACTTGTATGCATGGACATACGAGCGACCGTTTTTTTTTCACAGTTTAATCGGTTTAGTTAGTTCCTCTTTATGCATTGATTCCTTGCGTCCTCTCAGTGAATGGATTGTATTACCATTATGGATCAGTGCTCCCCTTGGAGGGAGTTTTGTTGGCATTGGCATCGGGTTAATGTTGATTGTCCATACAAGTACAGGGGGGACGGACCTTTTAGCGCAATGTATAAGTAAAGCTTACAAATGGAATGTTGGACTTTGTATTTTTATCATTGATGCGGTGGTCCTTTGTATTGGTTGGCAAATTGTCGGAACGGAGCGGTTTTTGTTTTCGTTACTTTCCGTTTCGGTTATTGGTTTTTTTACATCGTATTTGACCACAAATATAACTTATCAACATTAA
- a CDS encoding M15 family metallopeptidase produces MVQEESPITEKSSVEEHEQVTDQETEAPKDVTSDPKPEQEEILIDEPDESILSLEAQYFNQVEEVDGKLFITNADNILALVNKTFSLPSDYVPANLVRPDVPFAFGDLLLEKSYLREDAAQALEEMFQAASHEGLELYAVSGYRSYERQEAIFHAEVERVGEEQAAMSVAFPGMSEHQTGLAIDISSPNVNYILTEQFGETPEGLWLAEHAHEFGFILRYPKGKESITGYKYEPWHFRYVGKEIAKILYENNWTLEEYFEVVKPI; encoded by the coding sequence ATGGTTCAAGAAGAAAGCCCCATTACTGAAAAGAGTTCGGTGGAGGAACATGAACAAGTCACCGATCAAGAAACGGAAGCACCAAAAGATGTAACTTCTGATCCTAAACCAGAACAAGAGGAAATACTAATTGATGAACCGGATGAAAGCATCCTGTCGTTAGAAGCGCAATATTTTAATCAAGTAGAAGAAGTCGACGGGAAATTATTCATTACGAATGCTGACAATATCCTTGCGTTAGTAAATAAAACGTTTAGTTTACCTTCTGACTACGTACCTGCCAACCTTGTACGTCCGGATGTACCATTTGCCTTTGGGGATTTATTATTAGAAAAAAGCTATTTACGAGAAGATGCGGCCCAAGCATTAGAAGAAATGTTTCAAGCCGCTAGCCATGAAGGATTGGAGTTATATGCGGTCTCAGGGTATCGTTCGTATGAACGACAAGAAGCGATTTTTCACGCAGAGGTCGAGCGAGTAGGAGAAGAACAAGCGGCTATGTCTGTTGCATTTCCAGGGATGAGCGAACACCAAACCGGTTTAGCCATCGACATATCCTCGCCTAATGTGAATTATATTTTAACCGAACAATTTGGTGAAACACCTGAAGGATTATGGTTGGCTGAGCATGCCCATGAATTTGGATTTATTTTGCGATATCCAAAGGGGAAAGAATCGATTACTGGATACAAATATGAGCCGTGGCACTTTCGCTATGTCGGTAAAGAAATTGCGAAAATTCTTTATGAAAACAATTGGACGTTAGAAGAATATTTTGAAGTGGTTAAACCAATCTAA
- the deoD gene encoding purine-nucleoside phosphorylase translates to MSIHIAAKEHEIADTVLLPGDPLRAKYIAEKFLENPVCYNEVRNMFGFTGTYKGKRISVQGTGMGVPSISIYINELMQSYNVQKLIRVGTCGAIQKDVKVRDVILAMSASTDSQMNRLTFGGVDYAPTANFELLKKAYDVGMAKGLDLKVGNVFTADMFYNDNAEHEKWAQYGILAIEMETAALYTLAAKFGRQALSVLTVSDHILTGEETTAEERQTTFNDMIEVALEAAIQE, encoded by the coding sequence ATGAGTATTCATATTGCTGCAAAAGAACATGAAATTGCTGACACGGTGTTATTACCAGGGGATCCACTCCGAGCGAAATACATTGCTGAAAAGTTTTTAGAAAATCCTGTTTGCTACAATGAAGTTCGAAACATGTTCGGATTTACAGGTACATACAAAGGAAAGCGTATTTCTGTTCAAGGAACAGGGATGGGGGTACCTTCTATTTCTATCTACATTAACGAATTAATGCAAAGCTATAACGTTCAAAAGTTAATCCGTGTAGGTACATGTGGTGCCATACAAAAAGATGTTAAAGTTCGTGATGTTATTTTAGCTATGTCCGCCTCAACAGATTCCCAAATGAACCGTTTAACATTTGGTGGGGTAGATTACGCACCAACTGCGAACTTTGAATTATTAAAGAAAGCGTATGATGTGGGAATGGCCAAAGGGTTAGACTTAAAAGTAGGTAACGTGTTTACAGCCGATATGTTCTATAATGATAATGCTGAACATGAGAAGTGGGCGCAATACGGCATTTTAGCAATTGAAATGGAAACGGCCGCACTATATACGTTAGCCGCGAAGTTTGGCCGTCAAGCGTTATCAGTTTTAACGGTAAGCGACCATATTTTAACAGGAGAAGAGACAACAGCGGAAGAGCGCCAAACAACATTTAATGATATGATTGAAGTTGCTTTAGAAGCGGCGATTCAAGAGTAA
- a CDS encoding sporulation protein: protein MSFFNKVFASLGIGAAKVDTKLEKSSYHAGEKMKGVVEIHGGNVEQHIDEIYLTIHTTYIRESDDKKWTDYATIEQIRITESFTIGPNEEKIIPFELQLPIDTPVTYGNTRVWVATGLDIKNAVDPKDQDYIEVKPNRLTDAVLSALTDLGFYLREVECKEAPHSLRKKYPFVQEFELIPVNGPFRGKLDELEVMFFHHSTSECEIILEVDRRARGLGGFLAEALNLDESLIRLTIQESDVPKLTNNFQEIITRYT from the coding sequence ATGTCGTTTTTTAACAAAGTCTTTGCAAGTCTCGGTATTGGTGCTGCTAAAGTAGATACGAAGTTGGAAAAAAGTAGCTATCATGCTGGAGAAAAAATGAAAGGTGTCGTAGAAATACATGGTGGAAATGTTGAACAACACATTGATGAAATTTATTTAACGATTCATACCACGTATATTCGTGAATCAGATGATAAAAAATGGACGGACTATGCAACTATTGAACAAATTCGAATTACTGAGTCGTTTACGATTGGTCCAAACGAAGAAAAAATCATTCCATTCGAATTACAACTACCCATTGATACACCGGTGACGTATGGTAACACACGTGTTTGGGTCGCTACAGGGTTAGATATTAAAAATGCCGTTGACCCGAAAGACCAGGATTATATTGAAGTGAAGCCAAACCGTTTAACTGACGCTGTTCTTTCGGCGCTAACCGATTTAGGTTTCTATTTACGAGAGGTAGAATGCAAGGAAGCACCGCATTCGCTTAGAAAAAAATATCCGTTTGTTCAAGAATTTGAATTGATTCCTGTAAATGGTCCGTTCCGTGGAAAATTAGATGAACTGGAAGTAATGTTCTTTCACCATTCTACATCTGAATGTGAGATTATTTTAGAAGTCGACCGTCGTGCACGAGGTCTTGGAGGGTTTTTAGCAGAAGCATTAAACTTAGATGAATCTTTAATTCGCTTAACCATTCAAGAAAGTGATGTTCCAAAGTTAACCAACAATTTTCAAGAGATTATTACTCGTTATACATAA